In the Armatimonadota bacterium genome, CCCGCCAGCAGGTCGCGGTGCGTGTCGATCTGCTCGGTGATGCGGAGCAGGTGGTCGTGGACGTCGCGGAAGTACGCGCGCAGCGCCGGGGCCACCAGCGGCAGGTCGTGGCGCAGCAGGACGTTCATCGCGTCGCGCTGGGGCGCTGCCACGCGGCGCAGGTGGAGCAGGGCGCGCTTGGCCTGGAAGAGGCGATCCATGGTCCGCGGGCCCGGCCGGGTGAACAGCGCGTCCTCCAGGCGCTCGGTGTAGGCGTCCAGCGCATCGAGCACCGGGAAGAACGTGTCCACGGCGGTGTCCAGCAGCACGTAGAGCAGGTAGCCGTCGGCGGTGCGCACGTCCGGGGGGGCCTGGGCCAGCCGGTGGCGCACCTCCTCCAGCACCGGCGCCGCGCCGTCGTGCACCGTGATGACGAAGCCACGGCCGTAGAACGCGTCGATCTCGTCCAGCACCACGCCGTGACCCGGGGCGCGGAGGCGGGCGGCGTGCATCGTGACGAACAGGTAGCGCTCGTAGTCCTCGACCTTGGGGCGCTGGCGGCGCTTGAGGGCGTCCTCCACCGCCAGCGGGTGCAGGTCGAACAGGGCCGCCAGCCGCGCCAGGGCCTCGGGGGGCGGGCTGGTGCCATCGACCCACAACACCTGACCGTCCCGGCGCGCCAGGGCCTCCAGGGGCTCGGGCGGGTCGACGACGAGCTCGGCGCCGCGCAGCACCACCACGCGAAACGGGTCATCCGCAGGCATCGCAGGGGGAGTTCGGCCGCCGCTGCTGCGTTCCTGTGGCTGCCCCCGACGTCCGGGGGCCGCGCGGCCCGTGTCGCGCGGCGGGTCGGGGCCCTCCGGGTGCGAGTCGCCGCGGGCCGGTCCGCCGGCGCGGCGGTCAGGTCGCTTCCGGGCAAGCGTCCTCATGGTGTCGCGATGGTGTCGCGTGGTGTTGCGCCTCGCGGGGCGGCGCTAGCCCGCGGCGGGCTCGGGGGGCATGCCGGCCACGATCATGCGGATCTGGATCGCGCGGATGAGGTCGGTCTTGCTGAGGATGCCGACCATCTCCCGGTCGCGGCCGACCACGACCAGCCGCCCGAAGTTCCGCTGGCTCATGCGCAGGAAGGCGTCGAGCGCGGTGGCGGTCAGGGCGATCGTGCCGACCTCACGGGACATGACCGCCTCCACGAGCTCCTCCGGCGCCTTGCCCTGGAGGTCTGCCAGGTCCACCATGCCCACCAGGCGCCCGGCCCGATCCACCACCGGGTAGCCCAGGTGCCGCTCCCGCAGCATCACCTGCAGCAGGTCGGCGATGCGCATGTCCGCGGGCACGGTCCGGACCTCGCGGGTCATGACGTCGGCCACCGGCACGTCGTGCAGGATCTCCGCGATCAGGGCGTGCTGCGTCTCGCCCGCCACGGCGATGTAAATGAAGAAGGCGACCAGGAGCAAGAACAGGTTGCCGCCCAAGAACCCGACCAGGCCCAGGGCCACCGCCAGCCCGCGGCTGACGTCGGCGGCGATCTGCGTGGCCTGCAGGTGGGGCATGCGCAGACCCAGCAGCGACCGCAGGATGCGTCCCCCGTCCAGCGGCAGGGCGGGCAGGAGGTTGAAGAGGGCCAGGGCGACGTTGGTGTAGGCGAGGTAGCCGACCACGAACTGGCCCGCAGCCGCATCGGCCGGCACGAGCCCCAGCACCAGGCGACACGCCGCCGCCACCAGCAGGCTGGTGGCGGGGCCGGCGGCGGCGATGATCGCCTCGGCGGCGCCGCGGCGCGGGATCTCGTCGAACTGCGCCATGCCGCCCAGCAGCCACAGGGTGATGTTGCGCACCCGCACGTGGTAGGCACGGCCGACCACGGCGTGGCCCAGCTCGTGGACCAGCACGCTGCCGAACAACCCAACCGCGGCCGCCAGCCCCAGCGCGTAGGGGGTGGCGCCCTGTTCGAGGGGGCCCGGGTCGATGGGGAGCCGGAGCAGCCGCACGTAGACGCCCACGCGGCTGCCGATGAGCCAGGCCAGCAGCGGCAACACCAGCAGGAACGTCGGGTCCAGGCGCAGCGGGATCCCCAGCAGCCGGAACGGCAGGCGGTAACTGCGACGGAACATAGGGGGCCTCCTTGGTCAGGTGCGCAACACGTCGTCAGGCGCGCACCACGCGGGTCAGAACGGCCAGCCCCGTGGGGTTGGCGCAAGCGCTACCGCAGCGTCGAAAATTATAGCGACTTCGCCCGCCGACGCCAGCCACGTTCGTGGCGGTAGGGGTCGTTGGGCATTGTCGTCTTCGATGGAAGCCTGCTGCGGGTGGCGTGATTCACGCCCTTGACGGCGGCGGCGTCGGCTTCGCATAGTGGAACACTGCGAGCCACGGTCGACCGTGGCGCGTGCGCTCACGTCATCGCCAGGAGGTGGTGCTTGGTGGCAGTCGAGGTGGGGCAGGCAATACCGGACGTCACGCTGGTCAGCGCCGATCGGAAGGCCGTGAAGCTCCGGGAGCTGCTGGGCAGACCCATGGTCCTGCTGTTCTTCCCCGGGGCCTACACCACCACGTGCACCAAGGAGATGTGCGCCTTTCGCGACCACCTGGCCACGTTCAACGCGCTGGACGCCCAGGTGGTGGCCATCAGCGTCGACTCGCCCTTTGCGCAGAAGGCGTTTGCCGATCAGCACGGGCTGACCTTCACGCTGCTCTCCGACTTCACCCGCGAGGCGGTCAAGGCGTTCGGCGTGGAGGATCCGAACTTCGCAGGCGGCCTGCTGCCGGGCGTGGCCTGGCGGTCGGTGTTCGTCGTCGACCGGACCGGCGTGGTGCGCTGGAAGTGGGTGGCACCCACCCAGGGGACGGAACCCGACTACGCAGCGGTCGAAGCCGCCGTGCGGAGCCTGCACTGAGCGCAGCGACCCGGCGGAGGTGCCCCGCGTGGGCGCCCCGTTCGTGGGCGGGCCGTGCGGTGCACTGAGCGCAGCGACCTGGCGGATGGGCGCTGTCGCCGAATCGGGCGGTCACCCCGGACGCGTGGCCCGGGCGCGTGCGGGCGCCGTCAGGCGCCCGCCCCGGCCGGCAGCAGCGGCAGCTGCGGCGTGGTTTCCTGGTCGGCCGGCGCGTCGCGGGGCCGGGAGAGCCTTGCGGCCCGCACGCCCAGCAGACGCACGGGCCGGTCGAGGGGCACCCGGCGCAGCAGGTCGACGGCAGTCGCCGCCAGCACGGCGGCGTCGTCGGTGGGCGCGGGCAGGGTGCGCGAGCGCGTCAGCGTGCGGAAGGTGTCGAAGCGCACCTTGAGGGTGACCGTCGCCGCGCGGTAGCCCTCGGCACGCAGGTCCTCGGCCACCTGGCGCGCGAGCGCTGTGACGGCGCGGCGGATCGTCGCGGGCCGGCGCAGGTCGACCTGGAACGTGCGCTCGCGGCTGAGCGAGCGCGGCTCCCAGGCCGTCACCACGGGGCTGTCGTCGTGGCCGCGGGCCACCTCGTACAGGTAGCGGCCGTGGTGCGGCCCGAAGGCCTCCTGCAGGACCTCAAGCGGCAGGGCGGCCAGGTCGGCCACGGTGCGCACCTGGAAGCGCGCGGCCAGGGCCGCCGCGGTCTTGGGGCCCACGCCCCACAGCACCTCCACCGGCAACGGGCCCAGCCGCGTCGGCACCTCGTCCTCGGTGATGACGGTAAGGCCGTCGGGCTTCTGGAGCCCCGAGGCGATCTTGGCGAGCAACTTGTTCGGCCCGACGCCCACCGAGGCGGTGAGGTGAAGGTCGTGCCTGATGCGGTCTTTGATACGCCGTGCGATGACCTCGCCGGGCTCGGGGAGGTCGCTACAGTCGAGGAAGGCCTCGTCCAGGCCCAGCGGCTCGACGCGCGCGCCGGTCTCGCGCAGGATGGCGTGCAGGCGCTCGGAGACCGCGCGGTAGGCGGCGACGTCGACGGGCAGGAAGACGGCGTGGGGACACAGCCGGTAGGCGGTGCGCAGCGGCATGCCGGACCGGATGCCGTAGGGCCGGGCTTCGTAGGACGCGGTGGAGACGACCCCGCGCTGACGCGGGTCGCCGCGCCCGCCGACCACCACGGGCTTGCCCCGCAGCTCGGGCCGCCGCAGCTGCTCGACGGCCGCGAAGAACGCGTCCATGTCCACGTGGAGGATGGTCCGAGCGAGCCTTGGCATCTCCAGGACAGTGTTCGCGGTCCGTGCAGCGCGCCTCCTACGTGCTGGCGCCGCGGACCGCGTGCAACGCGGGGACGGTACCCGCGGCGCGGGATGTGAGACGGCATCCGCCGCGAGGGGAGTGAAGCGATGATCCGGTTCGACGGCAAGGCGATGCTGGTGACGGGCGGCACAGCGGGCCTGGGGCTGGCGACGGCCCGCCTGGCGCGCGCGCTCGGCGCGCAGGTGGCGATCGCCGGGCGCGATGCCGCGCGTGGGGCGGCCGCCGCTGCGGCCCTGGGGCCTGACGTCCTGTTCGTGGCCGCCGACGTGGCCCGCGAGGACGACGTCAGGCGGCTGGTGGAGGAGGTCGGTGCGCGCTTCGGCCGCCTGGACGTGCTGGTGAACAGCGCGGGGATCCTGCGCCGGCGGGCCGTCGACGAGGAGGACGTGGCGGGATGGGACGAAGTGATGGCCGTCAACCTGCGCGGGACGTTCCTGTGCTGCAAATACGCCCTGCCGCTGCTGCGGGCGCGGGGCGGCGCCATCGTGAACATCGCCTCGGTGCTGGCCTTGCGGGCACAGCAGGGGCGCAGCCCCGGCTACGACGCCAGCAAGGCAGGAGTCGTGGCCCTGACCCGGGCTCTGGCAGTGCGCTACGGACCAGACGGCGTGCGCGCCAACGCCGTCTGTCCGGGGTTCGTGGAAACCGAGCTCAACCGCGACGTCTGGGGGACGTGGACGCCGGCGCAGCGTCAGGCCTTCGTGGAGCTCTACCCGCTGCGCCGGCTGGGGACGCCAGACGACGTCGCCGCCGCCGTGCTGTTCCTGGCGTCGGACGCCGCGGCCTGGATCACGGGCGCGACACTGGTGGTCGACGGCGGCCGGTCAGCGTCGTGAGCGACGCCCAGTGCCGCCGGCGCCCGGGCAGGGGTGCTCCGGCGGCGAACCGAAGTGTTTCGGGTCGCGCGCGGCCGGCGCCCGCGGCCGCGGCGTGGTGTGGAGCGTGAACCCGATGCGCGATGTCGTCGTGAGCACCCTCCCCAACGGCCTGCGCGTGCTCGTGCAGGAGGTCCGGACCGCACCGGTGGCCACGTGCTGGGTGTGGTACCGCGTCGGCAGCCGCAACGAGACGCCCGGATGGACTGGCATCTCCCACTGGGTGGAGCACATGCTGTTCAAGGGCACGCCGGCGCATCCCGCCGGCACGCTGACCCGGCTGATCGACCGGCTCGGCGGCCGGTGGAACGCGTTCACCTGGAAGGACTACACCGCCTACTTCGAGGTGCTGCCCGCCGCGCACCTCGAGACCGCGGTGCGCCTGGAGGCCGACCGCATGACCAACACCGTCTTCGACCCCGACGTGGTCGCCGCCGAGCGCACCGTGATCATCGCAGAGCGCGAGGGGCAGGAGAACCTTCCCGTCTACACGCTGCGCGAGGAGGTGGAAGCGCTGGCGTTCAAGGTGCACCCCTACCGCCAGCCGGTCATCGGCTGGAAGACCGACCTGCTGGCGATCACTCGGGACGACCTCTACGCCCACTACCGCGCCTACTACCATCCCGGGAACGCGCTGGTGGTGCTGGTGGGCGACGTGGACGCGGCGCGCGCGCAGGCCATGGTGGCCGAGGCGTTCGGCGGGCTACCCCCGGGTCCGCCGCCGCCCCCCGTGCGCGCGGCCGAACCCGTCCAGGAAGGCGAGCGGCGGGTGGTGCTGCGCCGGCCCGGCGGCGCCACCGCCTACGTGCAGATGGTGTACCACGTGCCCGCAGCTGGTCATCCGGACCTGCCGGCCCTGCTGGTGCTCGACGGCGTGCTCTCGGGGTTTGGGAGCGCCATCCCGTTCGACGGCAACGCCGGCGGGCGCAGCAGCCGCCTGTACCGGGCGCTGGTGGACCGCGGGCTCGCCACCGAGGTGAGCTCGGGCCTGACCCCCAGCATCGACCCCACCCTGCTGCGGATCAGCGCCACCGTGCGGGCCGGCGTGGACCCTGCGGCTGTGGAGGCGGCCATTGACACCGAACTGCGCCGGCTGCAGGACATCCCGCCCGGCGCCGACGAGCTGGCCCGCGTGCGCCGCCAGGCCCAGGCCCAGTTCGTGTACCTGCGCGACGGGGTGTTCCGCCGCGCGCTGGCCCTGGGCGTCTATGCCACGGTCGACCGCGCCGAGCGGCTGTGGGAAGTGGCCGACGGCGTGGCGGCGGTCACGGCCGACGATGTGGCGCGGGTGGCGCGGACCTACCTGACGCCGCTGCGGCGCACCGTGGGATGGTACCTTCCCGACGTTGCCGTTGCGCGCGAGGTGGCGGCCTGATGGCTGTGGCGGCCGCGGCGGTGGTGCGACAGGTGCTGCCCAACGGGCTCACGGCGCTCGTGCGCGCAACGCCGGGAAGCGGGTCGGTCGCCGTGGTGGGCCTCGTGCGCGCCGGTGCGCTCTTCGACCGAGACCGGCCCGGGCTGGCGCGGCTGACCGGGACGGCGCTCGTGCACGGGACGCTGCGCCGCAGCGCCCAGCAGCTCGCCGACGAGCTCGACGGTCTGGGCGCGACCTTGGTGGTCACGCCGGGGCTTGAGGTGACGACGATCAGCGGCCGGGCCCTCCCCGACGATCTTGGGACCTGGCTGGCCCTGGCTGCGGAGGTCCTCATGGAGCCCGCGTTCCCCGCCGACGAGGTGGCGAAGGTGCGCGGCCAGCTCGTGACCACGGCCCGGGTGAACGCCATGGACACGCGCCACGCGGCCGAGCGCCTGTTCCGGCGGCTGGCCTTTCCCCCGGATCACCCGCACAGCCAGCCGCCCGACGGCGACGAGGCGGTGCTGGCGGCGCTGGGGCCCGACGACCTGCGCGCGTTCCACCGCCGGCACGTGACCCCCAACGCCACGACGCTGGTCATCGTCGGTGACGTGGACCCCGACCGCGCGGCCGACCTGGTGGCCGCGCGCTTTACGGCGTGGCCGGCCGGCGACCCCTGGACGCTGCCGCCGGTCCCAACGTCCGCGCCGCCTGCAGCGCCCCGGCGCCAGGAGGTGACGCTCCCCGGCAAGACCCAGGCCGACCTGGTGCTGGGCACGGTCGGCACGAGCCGCACCGCCCCCGACTACTACCCGACGATGATGGCCAACCTGCTGCTGGGACAGCTCGGCATGATGGGGCGCATCGGCCAGGAGGTGCGCGAGCGCCAGGGGATGGCGTACTACGCCTTCAGCGACCTGCGCGCGGGCTTGCTGGCGGGCCCGTGGTGGGTCCGGGCGGGCGTCAATCCCGCACACCTGGAGCGCGCCGTGGAGGCGATCCTGCACGAGATCTCCGGGCTCGCCCGCGACGGCCCGACGGCGGACGAGCTGGCCGACGCCCGCGCCTACCTGGTGGGCTCGCTGGCGGTACGCCTGGAGACCAACCAGGGGCTCGCGCAGGCCTTGGCCGAGATCGAGTTGTACGGCCTCGGCCTGGACTACCTGGAACGCTACCCGGCCATCGTGGCGGGCATCACCCGTGACGCGGTCGTCGAGGCCGCGCGCCGCTTCCCCACCGACGCCTACACGCTGGCGATCGCCGCGCCGGAGCGCTCGTGATGCGCATCGGCATCCTGGGGGGTACGGGAGACCTGGGCTGCGGGCTTGCCCTGCGCCTGGGGGCCGCCGGACATGAGGTGGTGCTCGGCTCGCGCTCTGCGGCGCGAGGCCAGGAGGTGGCCGCACGTCTGGGCCAGCCCCTGGTGCATGGCGCCGCCAACGCCGAGGCCGCACGCGACGGCGACGTGGTGATCGTAGCGTGTCCCCACGAGGGCCACGCGGCCCTGGTCGCCGACCTGGCGCCGCTGCTGGCCGGCAAGGTCGTGGTGGACGCGGTCGTGCCCCTGGGCGCCGGCCTGACCTATGCGCCTCCACCCGACGGCTCGTGCGCCCAGGAGGCGCAGCGGCTGGCACCCGACGCGAAGGTCGTCGCCGCGTTCCACTCCGTCTCTGCGCGCTTGCTCGCCGAGGTCGGCCGCCCGCTCGACCAGGACGTGCTGCTCTGCGGGAACGACGATGCGGCCCGGGCCGTCGTGCTGGACCTCGTCGCGTCCATCGGGGCGCGCGGCGTGGACGCCGGGGACCTGCGGTGGGCGCCGACGCTCGAGGCGCTGGCCGTGCTGGTCATCAACCTGAACGTCCGCTACGGCCGACGGCACCTGGGGATTCGCATCGCGCACCTGCCGGCGGACGCCCGGCCCCGGGTGCGGCCGGCGCGGCCCGCGCCATGAAGACCGTGCTGGCGTGGGCGCCCGAGCCGTTCCCCGACATCCGGCCGGGCGACGACCTGCTGGCCGCCGTCGTGGCGGCGCTGCGCGGCGCGGGCCTGGTACCCACAGACGGCGACGTCGTCGTGGTGGCCCACAAGGTCGTCTCGAAGGCCGAAGGGCGCGTGGTCGACCTGCGCCGCGTGACCCCGTCGGCGCAGGCGCTGGCCCTGGCCGAGGCGGCGAAGAAGGACCCGCGGCTGGTGGAGGTCATCCTCGCGGAGTCCAAAGCGGTCCGCCGCGTGCGGCCGGGGCTGATCATCGCGGAGCACCGGCTGGGCTTCGTGTGCGCCAACGCCGGCGTCGACCATTCCAACGTCGGCCTGGGGGACGACGTGGTGGCCCTGCTCCCGGCCGACCCGGACGCCTCGGCCGCACGCCTGCGGGCCGGGCTCCAGGAGGCGTTCGGCGCCGACGTGGCCGTCATCGTCAACGACAGCCACGGTCGGCCGTTCCGGCAGGGGACGACGGGGACCGCCCTCGGGGCCGCGGGCCTGCGCGTGCTGCGCTCGTACGTGGGGGAAGAGGATCGGTATGGCTACGTCCTGCGGGTCTCCATGGAGGCGGTGGCGGACGAGTACGCGGCACTGGCGAACCTCCTGCAGGGACAGGCCGCCGAGGGCACACCGCTGGTGCTGATCCGCGGGCTCGACCACCGCGGCGCGGGTCGGGCGGCCGAGCTGATGCGGCCCGAGGAGGAGGACCTGTTCCGGTAGGGGCGCCCGGGCCCGCGCGACGGCCCCGCGCGACAGCTCCAAGAGGGGGAGCACACCTGTGAAGATCGCGTCCATCAAGACCTACACCCTGTCGGCCTCGCTGGAGCGGCCGCTGCTCTTTGGCATCGGCGCGTTCGGCACGTTCACGGCCACCCTGGTGGAGGTCCGCACCGACGAGGGCCACGTGGGGTGGGGCGAGGCGATCGCCCGCAAGGCGCCCGAGGTGGTGACCACGGTCATCCACCGGCTGCTGGCCCCGCTGCTGCTGGGCCGCGATCCGCGCGATCTCGAGGGGCTGTGGGACCTGCAGTTCGAGCAGCTGCGGCGCTGGGGGCACTCCCGGGGGTTCGTCCTCGAGGCGCTGAGCGGCATCGACATCGCGCTCCACGACCTGCTGGCGCGCGCAGCCGGCCTGCCCCTGTACAAGTTCCTGGGCGGGGCCGGGCGGACCACGGTGGCCTGCTACGCGTCGTCGGTCTACTTCGCGCCGATCGACCAGATGGCCGCCGAGGCCGCCGCCCAGGTCGCGGGCGGGCATGTGGCGATCAAGGTCAAGATCGGCCGGCCGCCGGAGCTCGGCGGCCTGCGCGCCGACATCGCCTCGGTACGCGCCGTGCGCGAGGCGGTTGGGCCCGCGGTGGAGATCATGCTGGATGCCAACGGCGCCTACGACGCGGCCACCGCGGTCCGGGTCGCCCGGCAGCTCGAACCGCTGGACATCGCCTGGCTGGAGGAGCCCGTGCCCCCGGACGACGTCTCGGGCTACGCGCTGCTGCGCCAGCACACGGCGATCCCGCTGGCCTGCGGGGAGTCGGAGTTCGGCGTCTTCGGCTTCCGCGACCTGATCGAGCGGCGGGCGATCGACATCCTGCAGCCCGAGATCGCGCGCATCGGCGGGTTCGTCGGCGCCCGGCGGGCCGCGGCGCTGGCCCACGCCTACAACCTGCGGATCGCGCCGCATACCGGCTTCTCCGGCGGCGTCGCGCACCTGGCGGCGCTGCACCTGGCCGCCGCGCTGCCCAACGTCGCCACCTACGAGTACTTCTACGCGCCCAACGCCCTGCGGGACCTGTTCGTGCACCCCTTCCCGGCGCCGCAGCACGGCACGGTGGCCCTGCCGACCGCCCCGGGTCTGGGGTTGGACCTGGACTGGGACCGCGTCCGCCGCTACGAGGTGCCCCTGACAGCGCACACGTCGAGCCGATGATCGTCATCGTCACCGGCATCTCGGGCACCGGCAAGCTCCGTGACGCCGGCGGGGCGCCGGGCTACATAGCGCGGGTGGTCGACGAGGGCAACCAGCGCATCCAGCAGGAGCTGCGGGCCGGGCGCTGGATCTGGCCGATCCGCCGCCTGCGCTACGTCGACCTGGGCGGGCGCATGCTCGAGCGCGCCCGTGACCTGGGGCTGGACGTGCGCACCGAGACGATCCTCGACATGGCGCCCGAGGCCCTCCAGGAGCTGCGGGCCGTGGTCTTCACCGAGGTCGTCAACGACCCCGCGCTGTGGGAGCCCGACCTGTGCACCATCCTCGTGACCCACGCCTGTTTCTGGTGGAAGGGACACCTGATCCCCGGCCTCGACACCTACTACCTGAAGGTGCTGTTCGACGAGACCCGGCGGCGCCAGCCCGCCGAGGAAGGCGCGGTGCAGGAGGTGCTCCCGGGGCTGCGCCTGGCCCCACCCGTGCGGCCCGAGGGGATCTTCTACGTCACGGTGATCGACAGCATCTACCAGATCCACCGCCGCCTGGAAGAGACCGAGCAGTGGCGCGGCAAGCTGGAGGCGAGCGACCTGATCGCCTGGCAGGAGCAGGAGGTCTTCGTCTCCAAGATGTTCGCCGCCTACGAGCGCGTGCCGCACTACCTGGTGGCGCACGACGAGCCGATCTGGACCCTCTTCGACCTCATCTGCAAAAAAAGGCGCCGCGTCTACCTAGGCTACCCCATCACCAACCTGCGCCGCGAGGGCCAGACCGCCCTGATCGCCCTGGCCCGCCAGTTCGGGGAACGCCTGCGCCGCCACTTCGTCGTGTTCGACCCGCTCTCGGTGAAGGACGAGGAGGCGGCGGCGTTCGGCCAGCTCGACGACGCGGAGTTCGCCCGGCAGTTCTCGGCCGAGCAGCGCGCCGAGCTCGAAGCCTGGGCCGGGTCCCTGGCGCAGTTGCGGCGCTGGGCGCAGCGCCTCGACGACCGCACCCGCCTGGCCCTGGGCCGGGCCACCGTCGTGCGGGACCTGCGCCTGATCGACCAGTCCGAGCTCAACGTCGTCTTCTACCCGACCACCCAGATGTCGTTCGGCGTGCTCTCGGAGATGATCCACGCCCACACCACGGGGAAGAAGGTGTACGTCCTCTACCCGTTCAAGAGCATCTCGCCGTTTCTGGAGTTCTACGCCACGGCGGTGCTGAACCCGGGACCCGACGAGCCCGACCCCCAGACCCCCGACGAGGTGGCGGCGTTCATGGGCCGTGCGGCCGACCGGCTGCTGGACCTGCTGCTGGCCGAGGAGGGGCAGGGGGCGGTACGGGGTACGTAGGGCCCGGACCAGGAGCGGGCACACCTGCGCACGCGCTGCCGGACGGCACGTCCGTCGCCATACCCGAGCCATCACGAAGAACAGGAGGGTGGCCAGGGCGAACCGCAAGCTCGCGCCGAAGAACGGCGCAAGTTCCCTGTTGCTCCAACTGACGGCGATGAAGTTCGCGCCCCCGATCACCATGGCAACGACGAACGCCGCGTAGGTTCTGCTCTTGAGCGTCCGGTGCATGGGCTCCCCGCCTTCTCCCAGCGATGCGGATGTGTGGCACCGACGCAAGGCCCTGACCGTCCTCGTCTACCGCCGGCGCCGCAAGAGCGCGGACTTGGCCCGAGCTACCGGCGAACACGCTGGCAAAGGCTCGCTCCTCCGTTCGGCAGGAGGGCGAGGTTGCGCCCTGCAGCAGTTCCACGTTGGAGCGCCGAATGATGGCCACAGGTGTTTCGGTGGGCGCTGGCGTTCCTCCTGGTGGTACGTGTCGACGTTCCTCCTGTGGGTGGGTTGGGCAGTCCTGATGGAGATCGCGTGGCACGTCCTGCGCTCCAGGTCCACCGTGCGCGGGGCGCCTAGTCCTCCTGGCCTGCGTTGAGACGGCGAAACCGTTCGATCTGTGCCGGCAATCCGACCACCGTCACGCGGTCCCCGGGTATCAATACCGCGTCCGGCGGAGGGTTCCAGTGCTCGGGCTCTCCCGCACGCTCGATGCAGACCACGGTGACGCCGGTGCGCTCGCGGATCCGCGCCCGCCGCAAGGTCTGGTGGGCGAGCGGCCCGTCGACGATGGCGACCTGCGCGGCGCCCGGGAGCGTCACGCCAGCGGGGACCTCGGCCGGTGGGGTTCCGGGCCGGTCCACCTCGCGCATGCGCCGCAGGTACGCCCGCACGTCCGGGGACGGGATGGCCAGCCGGTGCAGCGCGTGGTCCACCAGGGTCAGGCCGGCCTCCACCTCCGGCAGGATGACCTCGGTGGCCCCGGCGGACAGCAGC is a window encoding:
- a CDS encoding DNA polymerase IV — encoded protein: MPRLARTILHVDMDAFFAAVEQLRRPELRGKPVVVGGRGDPRQRGVVSTASYEARPYGIRSGMPLRTAYRLCPHAVFLPVDVAAYRAVSERLHAILRETGARVEPLGLDEAFLDCSDLPEPGEVIARRIKDRIRHDLHLTASVGVGPNKLLAKIASGLQKPDGLTVITEDEVPTRLGPLPVEVLWGVGPKTAAALAARFQVRTVADLAALPLEVLQEAFGPHHGRYLYEVARGHDDSPVVTAWEPRSLSRERTFQVDLRRPATIRRAVTALARQVAEDLRAEGYRAATVTLKVRFDTFRTLTRSRTLPAPTDDAAVLAATAVDLLRRVPLDRPVRLLGVRAARLSRPRDAPADQETTPQLPLLPAGAGA
- a CDS encoding CBS domain-containing protein produces the protein MFRRSYRLPFRLLGIPLRLDPTFLLVLPLLAWLIGSRVGVYVRLLRLPIDPGPLEQGATPYALGLAAAVGLFGSVLVHELGHAVVGRAYHVRVRNITLWLLGGMAQFDEIPRRGAAEAIIAAAGPATSLLVAAACRLVLGLVPADAAAGQFVVGYLAYTNVALALFNLLPALPLDGGRILRSLLGLRMPHLQATQIAADVSRGLAVALGLVGFLGGNLFLLLVAFFIYIAVAGETQHALIAEILHDVPVADVMTREVRTVPADMRIADLLQVMLRERHLGYPVVDRAGRLVGMVDLADLQGKAPEELVEAVMSREVGTIALTATALDAFLRMSQRNFGRLVVVGRDREMVGILSKTDLIRAIQIRMIVAGMPPEPAAG
- a CDS encoding pitrilysin family protein, which produces MRDVVVSTLPNGLRVLVQEVRTAPVATCWVWYRVGSRNETPGWTGISHWVEHMLFKGTPAHPAGTLTRLIDRLGGRWNAFTWKDYTAYFEVLPAAHLETAVRLEADRMTNTVFDPDVVAAERTVIIAEREGQENLPVYTLREEVEALAFKVHPYRQPVIGWKTDLLAITRDDLYAHYRAYYHPGNALVVLVGDVDAARAQAMVAEAFGGLPPGPPPPPVRAAEPVQEGERRVVLRRPGGATAYVQMVYHVPAAGHPDLPALLVLDGVLSGFGSAIPFDGNAGGRSSRLYRALVDRGLATEVSSGLTPSIDPTLLRISATVRAGVDPAAVEAAIDTELRRLQDIPPGADELARVRRQAQAQFVYLRDGVFRRALALGVYATVDRAERLWEVADGVAAVTADDVARVARTYLTPLRRTVGWYLPDVAVAREVAA
- a CDS encoding redoxin domain-containing protein; this translates as MAVEVGQAIPDVTLVSADRKAVKLRELLGRPMVLLFFPGAYTTTCTKEMCAFRDHLATFNALDAQVVAISVDSPFAQKAFADQHGLTFTLLSDFTREAVKAFGVEDPNFAGGLLPGVAWRSVFVVDRTGVVRWKWVAPTQGTEPDYAAVEAAVRSLH
- the corA gene encoding magnesium/cobalt transporter CorA, whose translation is MVVLRGAELVVDPPEPLEALARRDGQVLWVDGTSPPPEALARLAALFDLHPLAVEDALKRRQRPKVEDYERYLFVTMHAARLRAPGHGVVLDEIDAFYGRGFVITVHDGAAPVLEEVRHRLAQAPPDVRTADGYLLYVLLDTAVDTFFPVLDALDAYTERLEDALFTRPGPRTMDRLFQAKRALLHLRRVAAPQRDAMNVLLRHDLPLVAPALRAYFRDVHDHLLRITEQIDTHRDLLAGALDVYLSLTSNRLNEVMKVLTVITAVFASLAVISGIYGMNFERAYPPFDWPWGFPAALGAMAASVIIMLAVFRRLRWL
- a CDS encoding pitrilysin family protein, encoding MAVAAAAVVRQVLPNGLTALVRATPGSGSVAVVGLVRAGALFDRDRPGLARLTGTALVHGTLRRSAQQLADELDGLGATLVVTPGLEVTTISGRALPDDLGTWLALAAEVLMEPAFPADEVAKVRGQLVTTARVNAMDTRHAAERLFRRLAFPPDHPHSQPPDGDEAVLAALGPDDLRAFHRRHVTPNATTLVIVGDVDPDRAADLVAARFTAWPAGDPWTLPPVPTSAPPAAPRRQEVTLPGKTQADLVLGTVGTSRTAPDYYPTMMANLLLGQLGMMGRIGQEVRERQGMAYYAFSDLRAGLLAGPWWVRAGVNPAHLERAVEAILHEISGLARDGPTADELADARAYLVGSLAVRLETNQGLAQALAEIELYGLGLDYLERYPAIVAGITRDAVVEAARRFPTDAYTLAIAAPERS
- the cofE gene encoding coenzyme F420-0:L-glutamate ligase, translated to MKTVLAWAPEPFPDIRPGDDLLAAVVAALRGAGLVPTDGDVVVVAHKVVSKAEGRVVDLRRVTPSAQALALAEAAKKDPRLVEVILAESKAVRRVRPGLIIAEHRLGFVCANAGVDHSNVGLGDDVVALLPADPDASAARLRAGLQEAFGADVAVIVNDSHGRPFRQGTTGTALGAAGLRVLRSYVGEEDRYGYVLRVSMEAVADEYAALANLLQGQAAEGTPLVLIRGLDHRGAGRAAELMRPEEEDLFR
- a CDS encoding SDR family NAD(P)-dependent oxidoreductase, whose product is MIRFDGKAMLVTGGTAGLGLATARLARALGAQVAIAGRDAARGAAAAAALGPDVLFVAADVAREDDVRRLVEEVGARFGRLDVLVNSAGILRRRAVDEEDVAGWDEVMAVNLRGTFLCCKYALPLLRARGGAIVNIASVLALRAQQGRSPGYDASKAGVVALTRALAVRYGPDGVRANAVCPGFVETELNRDVWGTWTPAQRQAFVELYPLRRLGTPDDVAAAVLFLASDAAAWITGATLVVDGGRSAS
- the npdG gene encoding NADPH-dependent F420 reductase; this translates as MRIGILGGTGDLGCGLALRLGAAGHEVVLGSRSAARGQEVAARLGQPLVHGAANAEAARDGDVVIVACPHEGHAALVADLAPLLAGKVVVDAVVPLGAGLTYAPPPDGSCAQEAQRLAPDAKVVAAFHSVSARLLAEVGRPLDQDVLLCGNDDAARAVVLDLVASIGARGVDAGDLRWAPTLEALAVLVINLNVRYGRRHLGIRIAHLPADARPRVRPARPAP